A single window of Rubripirellula lacrimiformis DNA harbors:
- a CDS encoding type IV pilus modification PilV family protein, producing MMKSFMLSKPLNHHRDALHHRSGVTLMECIFAIGVILTGLVGLAALIPVASQNARDTMEIDRSISESTSAAAVGLVRSFHELDSLVIFDKPVQGSPAYSAGAYSFAPSNAMQTIDAKINEAPYLKLDSPGYVHSLPGEGLQSGICIDPFGMPSIALMDSANSYVDDPTNVQPFYAVNANDSAYDYSRFPYYNERYDVLNPPNEQVGTPGTPVGPPATKPWPMGPRMWRATLKSPLYPSHPAPVGMRTHEIMSPVAIKGIFQGTSGVSSVTGSEDGDPRSVLVNQTLVGGSSIDAGRDGASDYTWFATLTPSFQGSSTYRQSVVVVRKRLPSVPRRIDDPFALQRNNYSVDDAYGNPDPDDNPSDERVTWINPSETIGFVGGSGGEVTVYGSQAVSDKIMTGTWVLLSRQPHSLGPVRATGAAVHRWYKVLSVGDVVTTSGYSWPGGTNNVWSRRLALAGPDWAFQDEDTAGGVNTTPIDDTFCTIVEGAVSVIESEVTLE from the coding sequence ATGATGAAATCCTTCATGCTTTCGAAACCGCTGAACCATCACCGGGACGCGCTGCACCATCGCAGCGGCGTGACGCTGATGGAATGCATCTTCGCGATCGGCGTGATCTTGACGGGGTTGGTCGGGTTGGCGGCATTGATTCCGGTGGCTTCGCAGAACGCTCGGGACACGATGGAAATCGACCGTAGCATCAGCGAGTCAACCTCCGCCGCCGCGGTCGGTTTGGTGCGATCGTTTCATGAACTCGATTCGTTGGTGATCTTCGACAAACCGGTCCAAGGATCGCCCGCTTATTCGGCCGGTGCGTACAGCTTTGCACCATCCAATGCGATGCAAACGATCGATGCGAAAATCAATGAGGCGCCGTATCTGAAGCTCGATTCACCAGGATACGTTCATTCATTGCCGGGCGAGGGGTTGCAGTCGGGCATCTGTATTGACCCCTTCGGCATGCCCAGCATCGCCCTGATGGATTCAGCCAATTCCTACGTCGATGATCCTACCAATGTGCAACCGTTCTATGCCGTCAACGCGAACGATTCGGCTTACGACTACAGCCGCTTTCCTTATTACAACGAACGCTATGACGTTCTGAATCCACCCAACGAACAAGTTGGGACACCGGGCACACCCGTCGGACCGCCGGCGACGAAGCCCTGGCCGATGGGGCCGCGGATGTGGCGTGCGACGCTGAAGTCGCCGCTGTACCCGTCGCATCCAGCGCCAGTCGGAATGCGCACTCACGAGATCATGTCGCCGGTCGCCATCAAGGGCATTTTCCAAGGCACCAGCGGTGTGTCATCGGTCACTGGCAGCGAAGACGGCGACCCGCGATCGGTGTTGGTCAATCAAACCTTGGTCGGCGGTTCGTCGATTGATGCCGGCCGCGACGGGGCGAGCGACTACACCTGGTTTGCGACGTTGACCCCATCGTTCCAAGGCAGCAGCACGTACCGGCAATCGGTCGTGGTGGTACGCAAGCGTCTGCCATCGGTTCCTCGCCGGATCGACGACCCGTTCGCGCTGCAGCGAAACAATTACTCCGTTGATGATGCCTACGGCAATCCAGACCCCGACGATAACCCATCCGATGAACGCGTCACCTGGATCAACCCTAGCGAAACGATTGGGTTCGTGGGTGGATCCGGCGGTGAGGTCACGGTCTATGGATCGCAAGCGGTCAGCGACAAAATCATGACGGGCACGTGGGTGTTGTTGTCTCGGCAACCGCACTCACTGGGGCCCGTCCGTGCCACGGGCGCCGCGGTGCACCGATGGTACAAGGTGCTAAGTGTGGGCGATGTGGTAACCACATCCGGTTACTCGTGGCCCGGTGGAACCAACAATGTATGGTCCCGGCGTCTTGCCTTGGCCGGTCCGGACTGGGCTTTCCAGGACGAGGACACTGCCGGCGGCGTGAATACGACACCCATCGACGATACTTTTTGCACGATCGTCGAAGGAGCCGTTTCGGTGATTGAGTCGGAGGTGACCTTGGAATGA
- a CDS encoding pilus assembly FimT family protein codes for MMTISAIDTTRHGDRRSALTLIELMVALAVISILAGIALPTVKATLEGQKLNRAAQLLQSAIEEGRARAIAGGGGGGIIIDRVGGMNISDRCESTQIRFATVSDPYTGDAPNSAVLIGVNNGGTLADYTDDTISIWFGPSAIQAKRSLNDFQTNPKAQSLINIGDYVQLDDGGLQVRIVDMGAGSVATRNSAGMTAAHIADAATTNWVWMEVERQEPQLNLTRFVGQNKSFSITRSPRPAIAMPVELPRGTSIDLTGSGIGRFGNQFSPMAIDGNYIDTASAPFLSTASPTNYQSIYVLFGRRGEVSRVLGGGYVSGVLQLVEIPVTGDLFFLVGERGQVKTDPGEQLEDQDSNPLGDGAKDGTTPILSQDSLWVAIKARTGDVIASPWIDPTDASTSLLPPPITPLTNASRQTRIQEVLGRVRSAAVASRDAG; via the coding sequence ATGATGACCATCAGTGCCATCGATACGACCCGACACGGCGACCGCAGGTCAGCGTTAACGCTGATCGAGTTGATGGTGGCGTTGGCCGTGATTTCGATTTTGGCTGGGATCGCGTTGCCGACGGTCAAAGCGACGCTGGAAGGCCAGAAACTGAACCGCGCGGCGCAATTGCTGCAGTCGGCGATCGAAGAAGGTCGCGCCCGTGCAATCGCCGGTGGCGGGGGTGGTGGCATCATCATCGACCGCGTCGGCGGCATGAATATCTCGGACCGCTGTGAATCCACGCAGATCCGATTCGCTACGGTATCGGATCCTTACACCGGAGACGCGCCGAATTCGGCTGTGCTGATCGGAGTCAACAATGGCGGGACCCTTGCTGATTACACCGACGATACGATTTCGATCTGGTTTGGCCCTTCGGCGATTCAAGCGAAGCGATCGTTGAATGATTTCCAGACCAACCCGAAAGCGCAGTCGCTGATCAACATCGGCGATTACGTGCAGTTGGACGACGGTGGGTTGCAGGTTCGCATTGTGGACATGGGGGCCGGTTCGGTCGCCACACGAAACAGTGCCGGCATGACCGCGGCCCACATCGCCGACGCTGCGACGACCAACTGGGTTTGGATGGAAGTCGAGCGGCAAGAACCTCAATTGAATCTGACCCGGTTCGTCGGTCAAAACAAATCGTTCTCGATCACTCGAAGCCCGCGTCCCGCGATCGCCATGCCCGTCGAATTGCCTCGCGGTACCAGCATCGATCTGACCGGTTCGGGCATCGGACGGTTCGGAAACCAGTTTTCGCCGATGGCGATCGATGGCAATTACATCGATACCGCGTCCGCTCCGTTCTTATCGACGGCCAGTCCGACAAATTATCAATCCATCTACGTACTGTTTGGCCGTCGTGGCGAAGTCAGCCGAGTGCTAGGCGGTGGCTATGTCAGCGGGGTTCTGCAACTGGTCGAAATTCCTGTCACCGGTGACCTGTTCTTTTTGGTCGGCGAGCGAGGGCAGGTGAAAACCGATCCGGGCGAACAGTTGGAAGATCAAGATTCCAATCCGTTGGGCGACGGTGCCAAAGATGGAACAACTCCCATCCTAAGCCAGGACAGTCTGTGGGTTGCGATCAAGGCGCGAACCGGCGATGTGATCGCATCGCCCTGGATCGACCCGACCGATGCATCCACCAGTTTGCTGCCACCACCGATCACGCCGCTGACCAATGCGAGTCGCCAGACGCGGATCCAAGAGGTCTTGGGCCGAGTCCGATCGGCGGCGGTTGCTAGCCGCGACGCGGGCTAA
- a CDS encoding type II secretion system protein gives MLYATTRPSAPQRRDGFTLVELLVSIVILGIISGMVAQALVGASRQAKEVRGQNFINQLNLTMLRLYEEEASRRIGIPGSAYSAEAANMTQLIWKRDWLRAALPMNKADIDAGASQELAASPLYRSGAPVVQRTPFLIKDGTLYREVTEYGIAATRRLSKSSQYRQRLVRTYAAINGTTDWATAYGLWTTEHESAECLYLIFASNTIDGKPLLEQLRSRDIADTDGDGMPEIVDPWGQPVLWLRTPVGYFLKNQWSADDSIARNQPTVGELKEIVARLGSDPLDILRTDPRNALVEDGADADLVDPTTASAGIEIDKYTFFVRPMIISAGNDNEFDLVATMTATGRDTTADDHVGSLPLVTRFAAPTSASFGTPVYFPDPFYSQPIVGPGGASVDAIRPLNQRLGAVVDVNGNGVDESADNLYPSLGL, from the coding sequence ATGCTTTACGCAACCACACGACCCAGTGCACCCCAGCGACGCGATGGTTTCACCCTGGTCGAGCTGCTCGTGTCGATTGTGATCCTTGGGATCATCAGCGGCATGGTGGCTCAGGCTCTGGTCGGCGCCAGTCGTCAAGCCAAAGAAGTCCGTGGCCAAAACTTCATCAACCAGCTGAACCTAACGATGCTGCGGTTGTACGAAGAAGAAGCCAGTCGACGCATTGGGATTCCCGGTTCAGCCTATTCGGCCGAAGCGGCCAATATGACTCAACTGATTTGGAAACGTGATTGGTTGCGTGCAGCGCTACCGATGAACAAGGCGGATATCGATGCCGGGGCGAGTCAAGAACTCGCGGCATCTCCGCTGTACCGCAGCGGTGCACCGGTCGTCCAGCGGACACCGTTTTTGATTAAAGATGGAACCCTTTATCGGGAAGTGACGGAATATGGGATTGCGGCAACGCGACGTCTAAGTAAGTCGAGCCAGTACCGTCAGCGTTTGGTTCGAACGTACGCGGCGATCAACGGAACCACAGATTGGGCAACAGCCTATGGATTGTGGACAACCGAGCATGAAAGTGCCGAATGTCTGTATCTGATCTTCGCCAGCAATACGATCGACGGAAAACCTTTGCTCGAACAATTGAGGTCTCGCGACATCGCCGACACCGATGGTGATGGCATGCCCGAGATCGTCGACCCGTGGGGACAACCGGTGCTATGGCTGCGAACCCCCGTGGGATACTTCCTAAAGAATCAGTGGTCGGCGGATGATTCCATCGCCCGCAATCAACCAACCGTGGGTGAACTGAAAGAAATCGTCGCTCGTCTGGGATCCGATCCGCTGGACATTCTGCGCACGGACCCACGCAACGCGTTGGTCGAAGATGGTGCGGATGCCGACCTTGTCGATCCGACCACGGCAAGTGCAGGGATTGAAATCGACAAGTACACGTTCTTTGTCCGTCCGATGATTATCTCGGCCGGCAACGACAACGAGTTTGATTTGGTTGCCACGATGACCGCGACAGGTCGCGACACGACGGCAGACGACCATGTTGGGTCATTGCCGCTTGTGACCCGATTTGCGGCGCCGACGTCCGCCAGTTTTGGCACGCCCGTTTATTTTCCTGATCCGTTTTACAGCCAACCGATCGTCGGTCCGGGAGGCGCATCGGTGGATGCGATTCGTCCGCTGAATCAACGCTTGGGCGCCGTCGTCGATGTCAACGGCAATGGCGTGGATGAATCGGCCGACAACTTATACCCCAGCCTAGGACTGTAA
- a CDS encoding type II secretion system protein produces the protein MNIHLTRKRAAFTLVEILTVIIIIGILAGIAIPAVTGALRTAREAAIRLNIDVVGQGLEAYKLKYGSYPPDFSDWNKVERHFRKAFPNIDDSELMLLAQYTHLDSSYQRVPLTSGNVDPRAAAGYQYYRQCMDPAEALVFCLGGYSSNVRRPFTGEGGPLSPISSPDPGVTADYGLYQYNSARENGFMDVSEGLSIAVINSGTGSPNPANAGSAYTFSNDEYAATIPTADLQSGFTTRAPAGNPFAAIHYLADPFPVYSSNSDSGPLVYFASDNYTDTFAPATVTGGWMGGTGAGDFHSLNIYLHPGNDISLGVARPYLTDQLDTNSGGFLWAEPGKYQLISAGLDGSYGGTVAAGTGTAAGVVTRYASGSFANSAGSNPTGGDKYEDPESVYGAEKPQLDNITNFSTRTLESDLP, from the coding sequence ATGAACATTCATCTGACCCGAAAGCGTGCCGCCTTCACGCTGGTCGAAATCCTGACGGTGATCATCATCATCGGCATTTTGGCCGGTATCGCGATCCCGGCCGTGACTGGCGCCTTGCGAACGGCAAGAGAGGCTGCGATCCGGTTGAACATCGACGTCGTCGGTCAGGGCCTAGAAGCTTACAAGTTGAAGTATGGTTCCTATCCACCTGATTTCAGTGATTGGAACAAAGTGGAACGCCACTTCCGCAAAGCGTTCCCCAACATCGATGACAGCGAACTGATGTTGTTGGCTCAGTACACGCACCTGGACAGCAGCTACCAACGAGTGCCATTGACGTCCGGAAATGTTGATCCGCGAGCGGCCGCCGGGTACCAGTACTATCGTCAGTGCATGGACCCAGCCGAAGCCTTGGTGTTCTGTTTGGGCGGTTACAGCAGCAACGTTCGTCGTCCATTCACCGGCGAAGGCGGCCCCTTGTCGCCGATCAGTTCGCCGGACCCAGGGGTTACCGCTGACTACGGTCTGTATCAGTACAACTCGGCTCGCGAAAACGGGTTCATGGATGTGTCCGAAGGCCTTTCGATCGCTGTGATCAATTCGGGCACTGGATCGCCCAATCCGGCGAACGCTGGCAGTGCTTATACGTTTTCCAATGACGAGTACGCGGCGACTATCCCAACTGCCGACCTGCAATCAGGGTTCACCACCCGTGCACCGGCTGGGAATCCCTTCGCTGCGATTCACTACTTGGCCGATCCCTTCCCTGTCTACTCGTCGAACTCGGACTCCGGTCCGCTGGTTTACTTTGCATCGGACAATTACACCGACACCTTCGCACCAGCGACCGTTACCGGTGGCTGGATGGGCGGGACGGGCGCGGGCGATTTTCATTCGCTGAACATCTATCTGCACCCGGGCAACGACATCTCGTTGGGCGTGGCTCGTCCTTATCTGACCGACCAATTGGACACCAATTCGGGCGGCTTCCTATGGGCCGAGCCAGGCAAGTATCAATTGATTTCAGCCGGTCTGGATGGCAGCTATGGCGGCACGGTCGCGGCGGGAACGGGAACAGCCGCCGGCGTGGTGACTCGATACGCCAGCGGTTCCTTTGCTAACTCAGCAGGTTCCAACCCAACCGGTGGCGATAAGTACGAAGATCCTGAATCGGTCTACGGTGCCGAAAAGCCACAGCTGGACAATATCACGAACTTCTCGACCCGTACCCTGGAATCGGATCTCCCGTGA
- a CDS encoding type II secretion system F family protein — MPVYQFEAMDATGQEIRDEIDAANEEEAQTTIRQMGYFVTKISVKKQAAAAKGGGKAGKKRSFAIGGAKTKHICAFTRQLSILQDAGLPILRSLKILENNNKPGKLKNALMDTCEEIEGGSTLSEAMSKSPKVFSRLYVNMIKAGEAGGALETILQRLADFLERAESLKRKVKGALIYPVIVVMVAASILTFIMLFIVPTFETMFEEFGLSLPAPTLLLIAMSNYIAGYWFLLIAMPVCLLILVKLMRKFRHGRMGFDMFIIKVPIFGSLIEKNILARTTRTLGTLVASGVPILEAINITKETSGNGMFERLFSKTNEAIREGEVISKPLREHSVMGLHPMSLVFWALFGSFPGMLLLSVALTAKGTKLDDGTMVQTLTMLGVQATLGGAILSALFGATKAKSRVVDDLVVNMVDVGEETGELDTMLYKVADTYDEEVRVMTDGLTALMEPLMIVFLGVAVGFIVISLFMPLVELISGLT; from the coding sequence ATGCCTGTTTATCAATTCGAAGCGATGGACGCGACCGGACAAGAGATCCGGGATGAGATCGATGCCGCCAACGAGGAAGAGGCGCAAACCACCATTCGTCAGATGGGGTACTTCGTTACGAAGATCTCCGTCAAGAAACAGGCGGCGGCGGCCAAGGGTGGTGGCAAAGCGGGGAAGAAACGCAGCTTTGCAATCGGCGGTGCCAAGACCAAACACATCTGTGCGTTCACGCGTCAGCTATCCATTCTGCAAGACGCCGGTCTGCCGATTCTGCGATCGCTGAAGATCCTGGAAAACAACAACAAGCCGGGCAAGCTGAAAAATGCGTTGATGGATACCTGCGAGGAGATCGAAGGCGGTTCGACGCTGTCCGAAGCGATGTCGAAATCGCCCAAGGTGTTCAGCCGGTTGTACGTCAACATGATCAAGGCCGGTGAGGCCGGTGGTGCGTTGGAAACGATTTTGCAACGTTTGGCTGACTTCTTGGAGCGGGCCGAATCGTTGAAGCGAAAGGTCAAAGGGGCACTGATCTATCCTGTCATCGTCGTCATGGTGGCGGCGTCGATCTTGACGTTCATCATGCTGTTCATCGTGCCGACATTCGAAACGATGTTCGAAGAGTTCGGCTTGTCGCTACCGGCGCCTACCTTGCTGCTGATCGCGATGAGTAACTACATCGCGGGCTATTGGTTCCTGTTGATCGCGATGCCGGTGTGCTTGCTGATCCTGGTCAAATTGATGCGCAAGTTCCGGCACGGGCGGATGGGATTCGACATGTTCATCATCAAGGTGCCGATCTTTGGCAGTTTGATTGAAAAGAACATTTTGGCACGAACGACCCGGACCTTGGGAACCTTGGTCGCCTCGGGTGTGCCGATTTTGGAAGCCATCAACATCACCAAAGAAACGTCCGGCAACGGGATGTTCGAACGATTGTTTTCGAAGACCAACGAAGCGATTCGCGAAGGCGAAGTGATCAGCAAGCCGCTGCGTGAACACAGCGTGATGGGGCTGCACCCGATGTCGCTGGTTTTCTGGGCACTGTTCGGATCCTTTCCCGGCATGCTGTTGTTGTCCGTCGCCTTGACGGCCAAAGGAACCAAGTTGGATGACGGCACGATGGTGCAAACGTTGACGATGTTGGGCGTCCAAGCGACCCTTGGCGGTGCCATCCTGTCGGCCCTGTTCGGGGCCACGAAGGCCAAGTCGCGAGTCGTCGATGACCTGGTGGTCAACATGGTCGACGTGGGCGAAGAAACTGGCGAACTGGACACGATGTTGTACAAGGTCGCCGACACCTATGACGAAGAAGTTCGCGTGATGACGGACGGGCTGACGGCTTTGATGGAACCGCTGATGATCGTGTTCCTAGGCGTCGCGGTCGGATTCATCGTGATCAGTTTGTTCATGCCTCTGGTCGAATTGATCTCTGGTTTGACCTAG
- a CDS encoding GspE/PulE family protein: protein MAARRIGQILVDLGFMTDEQLTIILEEQEQQPGTLLGKIAEDMQLITDEQLIQALAEQMGMQTVALEEAKFDDGVLEKITETMAQLYRIVPLAFDEGRNTLTVATCDPQNLTIQDELRTFLGYEIEMVVATERDVLQTITRYYDSESESVEKLVQSLSEDEELRSMISALESEKFNITDAEALADSAPVRKLLNMVLLLAIKDHASDIHFEPFEDEFRIRIKAEGVLYEMVPPPRHLAFAITTRIKVMADLDIAERRMPQDGRIELMVGGHPVDLRVSVLPTIFGESVVMRVLDRSVVNLSLENVGMDEDMMSRFRAAIDRPNGIVLVTGPTGSGKTTTLYSSLSELNSIEDKLITTEDPVEYDIDGIIQIPIDSDVGVTFASCLRAILRQDPDTILVGEIRDLETAEIAIQAALTGHLVFSTLHTNSAAATVTRLKDMGIQPFMICATVEAILAQRLVRRICTKCREEAKVSSAQMFDLGIDKDTIKNKKFFKGTGCDACNNTGYKGRIALFELMILNDVIREMVLNNASTDDLRVEAEKAGMVSLRDFGMAVAADGITTLDEVVRETVED from the coding sequence ATGGCTGCACGACGCATCGGACAGATTCTGGTCGACCTCGGGTTCATGACCGACGAACAGCTGACGATCATCCTAGAGGAACAGGAACAACAGCCCGGCACGCTGTTGGGCAAGATCGCCGAAGACATGCAGTTGATCACGGATGAACAGCTGATTCAGGCGTTGGCCGAGCAGATGGGCATGCAGACGGTCGCGCTGGAAGAGGCGAAGTTTGATGATGGTGTGCTAGAGAAGATTACCGAGACGATGGCGCAGTTGTACCGCATCGTTCCGCTGGCCTTTGACGAGGGGCGAAACACGCTGACCGTCGCCACCTGTGATCCACAGAACCTGACGATCCAAGACGAACTGCGAACGTTCTTGGGTTACGAAATCGAAATGGTGGTCGCCACCGAACGCGACGTCCTGCAGACGATCACGCGGTACTACGACAGTGAATCGGAGAGCGTTGAAAAGCTGGTTCAGTCTTTGTCCGAGGACGAAGAACTGAGGTCGATGATTTCGGCGCTGGAAAGCGAGAAGTTCAACATCACCGACGCCGAGGCGTTGGCCGATTCGGCGCCGGTTCGAAAGCTGTTGAACATGGTGTTGTTGTTGGCGATCAAGGATCACGCGTCGGACATTCACTTTGAACCGTTCGAAGATGAATTTCGGATTCGGATCAAGGCCGAAGGCGTGCTTTACGAAATGGTTCCGCCGCCGCGTCACTTGGCGTTTGCGATCACCACTCGGATCAAGGTGATGGCCGACCTGGACATCGCTGAACGCCGCATGCCCCAGGACGGTCGGATCGAATTGATGGTGGGTGGCCACCCGGTCGACCTTCGCGTTTCGGTGTTGCCGACGATCTTCGGCGAATCGGTCGTCATGCGAGTGTTGGACCGATCGGTGGTCAACCTGTCGCTTGAAAACGTGGGCATGGACGAAGACATGATGTCACGGTTTCGCGCCGCGATCGATCGTCCCAACGGCATTGTGCTGGTCACCGGGCCGACGGGATCGGGCAAGACGACCACGCTGTATTCATCGCTGTCCGAATTGAACAGCATCGAGGACAAGCTGATCACCACCGAAGACCCCGTCGAATATGACATCGACGGCATCATCCAAATTCCGATCGACTCGGATGTTGGCGTCACGTTCGCGTCCTGTTTGCGAGCGATTTTGCGTCAGGATCCGGACACGATTCTGGTGGGCGAAATTCGTGACTTAGAGACTGCCGAGATCGCCATCCAAGCGGCTCTGACCGGCCACTTGGTGTTCAGCACGTTGCACACCAACAGTGCTGCGGCGACCGTGACTCGGTTGAAAGACATGGGCATCCAGCCCTTCATGATCTGTGCGACAGTCGAAGCCATCTTGGCTCAGCGGTTGGTGCGCCGGATCTGCACCAAGTGCCGCGAAGAAGCGAAGGTCAGCTCGGCTCAGATGTTTGACCTGGGCATCGACAAGGACACGATCAAGAACAAAAAGTTCTTCAAGGGCACCGGTTGTGACGCCTGCAACAACACGGGCTACAAGGGCCGGATCGCTCTGTTTGAACTGATGATTTTGAACGACGTGATTCGGGAAATGGTTCTCAACAACGCATCGACCGATGATTTGCGAGTCGAGGCAGAGAAGGCCGGCATGGTCTCGCTGCGTGACTTTGGCATGGCGGTTGCCGCCGACGGAATCACCACCCTCGACGAAGTCGTCCGCGAAACCGTGGAAGACTAA
- a CDS encoding type IV pilus twitching motility protein PilT, translating into MATVLIDKLLQAAIKQGVSDIHIVVGQPPVFRLHGRMRKLETKTLEGEDAVNLMKSITPERCQRELQEAGSTDFGFAFGDLARFRVSVFKQRGFISMVLRQIPNDKLTPEQLGLPESVIKMVHRPRGLFLVTGPTGSGKSTTLASLINLLNETIDHHIITIEDPIEFYHDHKESTINQREVGVDVPSFSEAIRRALRQDPDVILVGELRDLETIEAAISAAETGHVVFGTLHTNSAQGTVNRIIDAFPGNLQDQIRTQLASTLIGVVAQTLLPKIGGGRVAAYEVLVVTPGISNLIRENKTFRINSAMQTGAKFGMQLMDDTLFDLWKKELCTLEDVLGKAHRPDDLAKRIVSSRRGEGEEPIPIQEDER; encoded by the coding sequence ATGGCAACTGTCCTGATCGACAAACTGTTGCAGGCTGCGATCAAGCAAGGCGTCAGCGACATTCACATTGTCGTTGGCCAGCCACCCGTGTTCCGTTTGCACGGTCGGATGCGGAAGCTAGAAACCAAGACATTGGAAGGCGAAGATGCCGTCAATTTGATGAAGTCGATCACGCCCGAACGGTGCCAGCGTGAACTTCAGGAAGCCGGTTCGACTGACTTTGGGTTCGCGTTCGGCGATCTGGCTCGATTCCGCGTGTCGGTGTTCAAGCAGCGTGGCTTCATTTCGATGGTGCTGCGGCAGATCCCCAACGACAAGCTGACGCCCGAACAGTTGGGGCTGCCCGAGTCTGTCATCAAAATGGTGCACCGCCCGCGGGGGTTGTTCTTGGTGACCGGGCCGACCGGTTCGGGGAAATCGACGACTTTGGCTTCGTTGATCAACCTGTTGAATGAGACGATTGACCACCACATCATCACGATCGAAGACCCGATCGAATTTTATCACGACCACAAAGAATCGACGATCAACCAGCGCGAAGTTGGCGTCGACGTGCCCAGTTTTAGCGAAGCGATTCGTCGGGCGTTGCGTCAGGACCCGGACGTGATCCTGGTCGGCGAGCTTCGTGACTTGGAAACCATCGAAGCGGCCATCAGTGCGGCGGAAACCGGTCACGTGGTGTTCGGCACTCTGCACACCAACAGTGCACAGGGCACGGTCAACCGGATCATCGATGCGTTCCCCGGGAACCTGCAGGACCAAATCCGGACTCAGTTGGCATCGACGCTGATCGGCGTGGTGGCCCAGACGCTGTTGCCCAAGATTGGTGGCGGACGTGTCGCGGCTTACGAAGTGTTGGTGGTGACGCCAGGGATTTCGAACCTGATTCGCGAAAACAAAACATTCCGGATCAATAGTGCTATGCAGACGGGTGCCAAGTTCGGCATGCAGTTGATGGACGACACGCTGTTTGACCTGTGGAAGAAAGAACTGTGCACGCTCGAAGACGTGTTGGGCAAAGCCCACCGTCCAGACGACTTGGCCAAACGGATCGTCAGTAGCCGTCGCGGCGAAGGCGAAGAACCGATTCCGATTCAAGAAGACGAACGATAG